In one Gemmatimonadota bacterium genomic region, the following are encoded:
- a CDS encoding RagB/SusD family nutrient uptake outer membrane protein encodes MTTLRNFGRHSVGVVAVLCAACNMTVTNPGPLQDAQLNTPTAMPALVNGMSGDLSFALGNYIDRGGLASGELSEAGNFSAEQQFFIGVIRPEDVNPDWSNMQQARWSAENGLDRMKSVLGANFEKNADTPRAYLYGAFANRMLGENVCTAVIDGGPAQSDSVYFVRAESLFTRAYTLAAALNNTTVANAALGGRASVRAWQGNWTGAVTDAALVPNTFVYNAIFGTGTARENNDLANQTITRRETTVFGTVYASIFKDLRTPWDTIKTTSGAVQTGQDGKTKFFRQTKYTSLASNVPLVKGAEMLMLRAEAALRNGDIAGMTTLINQQRALYAGLTAVTAPATTDAAWTLLQAERGSVVWLEGRRLWDLRRWNAAGTNSFLTGRSKCVPISTNELASNPNLSK; translated from the coding sequence ATGACGACCCTTCGCAACTTCGGACGCCATTCGGTTGGCGTCGTCGCCGTGCTCTGCGCGGCGTGCAATATGACGGTCACCAATCCGGGGCCGCTGCAGGACGCACAGCTCAACACCCCGACCGCCATGCCGGCGCTGGTCAACGGCATGTCGGGCGATCTCTCCTTTGCGCTTGGTAACTACATCGACCGCGGCGGGCTCGCGTCGGGCGAACTCTCCGAGGCCGGCAACTTCTCCGCCGAACAGCAGTTTTTCATTGGCGTCATTCGGCCGGAAGATGTGAACCCCGACTGGTCCAACATGCAGCAGGCGCGTTGGTCGGCGGAGAACGGACTGGATCGCATGAAGTCGGTGCTCGGTGCGAATTTTGAAAAGAACGCCGACACGCCGCGCGCGTATCTGTACGGCGCGTTCGCCAACCGGATGCTCGGCGAGAACGTCTGCACGGCCGTCATCGACGGCGGGCCGGCGCAGAGCGACAGCGTGTACTTCGTGCGCGCGGAAAGTCTGTTTACGCGAGCCTACACACTGGCCGCGGCGCTCAATAACACCACCGTCGCCAATGCCGCATTGGGCGGCCGTGCTTCGGTGCGCGCTTGGCAGGGCAACTGGACGGGCGCCGTAACGGACGCCGCGTTGGTGCCGAATACGTTTGTCTACAACGCGATCTTCGGCACGGGCACGGCGCGCGAGAATAACGATCTGGCCAACCAGACCATCACGCGTCGCGAAACGACGGTGTTTGGTACGGTGTATGCCTCGATCTTCAAGGATCTTCGCACCCCGTGGGATACGATCAAGACAACGTCCGGTGCCGTGCAGACGGGGCAGGACGGCAAGACGAAGTTCTTCCGTCAGACCAAGTACACGTCGCTCGCGAGCAACGTGCCGCTGGTGAAGGGAGCAGAAATGTTGATGCTCCGCGCCGAGGCTGCTCTGCGGAACGGCGACATTGCTGGCATGACCACGCTGATCAATCAGCAGCGTGCGCTCTACGCCGGCCTCACAGCGGTTACGGCTCCGGCCACGACGGATGCCGCGTGGACATTGCTCCAGGCCGAGCGGGGCTCGGTCGTGTGGCTCGAAGGCCGCCGGTTGTGGGATCTTCGCCGTTGGAACGCGGCTGGTACCAACAGCTTCCTGACCGGTCGCAGCAAGTGCGTGCCGATCAGCACCAACGAACTGGCGTCGAATCCGAATCTGTCGAAGTAA
- a CDS encoding ABC transporter permease yields MSLLLFLAQTVRIAIPYLFAAAGGALAERAGIVSLTLEGFMLGGAFGAVLGAHYAGSAWIGVVTGVSAGLALALVHAMCTIRYKADHVVMGVAINLFTVGITRFFLQLAFGSSSNSPRVVGFGTEGTAASTFGFLLNPLVWLGIIVMPALWWLVQKTTFGLRVRAVGEHPQAAASVGVPVSRVRYVAVLASGALAALGGVYLALDQHQFTDSMTAGRGFIALAAVIFGRWDPLRAGVACLLFAAAETLQIQLQAAQLIPSQFVAMIPYVLTIVAVAGVVGRSTPPAALGRTTD; encoded by the coding sequence ATGAGTCTCCTGCTCTTTCTCGCACAGACGGTGCGCATTGCCATCCCGTACTTGTTCGCCGCCGCTGGTGGCGCACTCGCCGAGCGAGCGGGCATCGTCAGCTTGACGCTCGAAGGCTTTATGCTCGGCGGCGCTTTTGGCGCGGTGCTGGGCGCGCACTATGCCGGCAGCGCGTGGATTGGCGTCGTGACGGGCGTGAGCGCGGGGCTCGCGCTCGCACTGGTGCACGCAATGTGCACTATCCGCTACAAAGCCGATCACGTGGTCATGGGCGTGGCCATCAATCTGTTCACGGTTGGCATCACGCGCTTCTTCTTGCAGTTGGCCTTTGGCTCGAGTTCCAACTCGCCGCGCGTGGTGGGCTTTGGCACCGAAGGCACCGCCGCCAGCACCTTCGGCTTCTTGCTGAATCCGCTCGTATGGCTCGGGATTATCGTGATGCCAGCGCTCTGGTGGCTGGTGCAGAAAACCACCTTCGGCTTGCGCGTGCGTGCCGTGGGCGAGCATCCGCAGGCTGCGGCGAGCGTGGGGGTTCCCGTGAGCCGTGTGCGCTATGTAGCAGTGCTCGCGTCCGGCGCGCTCGCGGCGCTCGGCGGTGTGTACCTCGCGCTCGACCAACACCAGTTCACCGATTCCATGACAGCCGGGCGCGGCTTCATTGCGCTCGCCGCCGTGATCTTTGGGCGCTGGGATCCGCTGCGCGCCGGGGTGGCATGCCTGTTGTTCGCTGCCGCAGAGACGCTCCAGATTCAGCTACAGGCCGCGCAGCTCATTCCGTCGCAGTTCGTGGCGATGATTCCCTACGTACTGACCATCGTGGCTGTGGCAGGCGTCGTGGGACGCTCCACGCCGCCTGCAGCGCTCGGTCGCACCACCGACTAA
- a CDS encoding ABC transporter permease, producing the protein MNARFRTILEEGVLPPLVALAIAMVAGDLLILMYGQAPGAVWRMLIEGTWGNAYGFGQVLYKATTLTCTGLAVAVSLRAGLFSIGAEGQLAAGGFAAAVAGLAMPTGTPAFFAVPVCVLAACLAGGAVGAVPGVLRAKFGAHEVIVTIMLNFIVLALLNYIVSTKLHVPETLHTPELHAGVVSRLSGTFAVFHGSAANWTLVIVAAAAAALWWFLFRTRAGYELRAVGLQPDAAENAGVKVGAVWRNAMMLSGALAALGGINFVLGYKGYYEDGFAGGAGFLGIAVALVGRNHPFGVILAALFFATLSQGGLAINAMVPKQLVEALQGIVIVAVATSVPEVRRIVRQAAGKMAGGRA; encoded by the coding sequence GTGAACGCCCGATTCCGGACGATTCTCGAAGAAGGGGTGCTCCCGCCGCTCGTCGCACTGGCCATCGCGATGGTCGCCGGCGATCTGCTCATCCTGATGTACGGGCAAGCGCCCGGCGCGGTGTGGCGCATGTTGATCGAAGGCACGTGGGGCAACGCCTACGGCTTTGGCCAAGTGCTCTACAAAGCCACCACGCTCACCTGCACGGGTTTGGCCGTCGCCGTGTCGCTGCGCGCTGGACTGTTTAGCATCGGCGCCGAAGGGCAGTTGGCGGCCGGCGGTTTTGCGGCAGCGGTTGCCGGACTCGCCATGCCCACGGGAACGCCCGCGTTCTTCGCCGTGCCAGTGTGCGTGTTGGCTGCGTGCCTCGCCGGCGGCGCCGTGGGCGCCGTGCCTGGCGTGTTGCGCGCAAAGTTCGGCGCACACGAAGTCATTGTCACGATCATGCTCAACTTCATCGTGCTCGCGTTGCTCAACTATATCGTGAGCACCAAGCTGCACGTCCCCGAAACGCTGCACACGCCAGAGCTGCACGCGGGTGTGGTGTCGCGACTCTCGGGCACATTCGCCGTCTTCCATGGCTCCGCGGCAAACTGGACGCTCGTGATTGTGGCCGCAGCCGCGGCCGCACTCTGGTGGTTTCTCTTCCGCACGCGCGCTGGCTATGAACTGCGCGCCGTAGGGCTGCAGCCCGACGCCGCTGAGAACGCCGGCGTGAAAGTAGGCGCCGTCTGGCGCAACGCGATGATGCTGTCCGGCGCACTCGCCGCACTCGGCGGCATCAATTTCGTGCTGGGCTACAAAGGCTATTACGAAGACGGCTTTGCGGGTGGCGCCGGCTTCCTCGGTATTGCCGTCGCGCTGGTTGGCCGCAATCATCCGTTCGGCGTGATTCTCGCGGCGCTCTTCTTTGCCACGCTCTCGCAGGGCGGCCTCGCTATCAACGCGATGGTGCCCAAGCAGCTCGTTGAGGCACTGCAGGGCATCGTCATAGTTGCGGTGGCCACCTCCGTGCCGGAAGTACGGCGCATTGTGCGCCAAGCTGCAGGCAAGATGGCCGGAGGACGCGCATGA
- a CDS encoding ABC transporter ATP-binding protein encodes MTSPSKQVPAVRLTGIDKRFGAVRANRGATLEVRQGEIHALVGENGAGKSTLMKILSGALPCDGGTIEVGGRNVTGWTTAEAIASGVGMVHQHFMLVPTLTVAENVVLGREPVSVGMFDRARAMQDVERLCEQSGLMVGADRLVADLSVGEAQRVEILKTLYRGARILLLDEPTAVLSPPEVTELWKVLRRVRDGGATIVLITHKLDEVMHVTEHVTVMRQGETVAQMATKDTTPEGIAHAMVGRAVDLSVREGRRAPSTANNTSTAPALEVRNLVVRGPRVARAVNDISFSVAPGEILGIAGVEGNGQTELLEAIAGLRAATSGQILLGQRDITALAVRDRGDAGLSHIPEDRHRRGLILEYSIADNLILGQQHHYQRHGVLDAAAIAANAAKQIAAYDIRPTDAALAAGALSGGNQQKIVIAREMSRSFSALLAAQPTRGVDVGAIEFIHDELRKARDAGKAILLVSAELREVLTLADRIAVMYGGRFVTVLSRAEANEEILGPFMTGAKQESAA; translated from the coding sequence ATGACCAGTCCTTCGAAGCAGGTTCCTGCGGTGCGCCTCACGGGCATCGACAAACGTTTCGGCGCCGTGCGCGCGAATCGCGGCGCCACGCTCGAGGTGCGGCAGGGCGAGATCCACGCGCTCGTCGGCGAGAATGGCGCTGGGAAAAGTACGCTGATGAAAATCCTCAGCGGCGCGCTCCCCTGTGACGGCGGCACTATCGAAGTCGGCGGACGCAACGTCACGGGCTGGACCACCGCCGAAGCTATCGCGTCAGGCGTGGGGATGGTGCACCAGCACTTTATGCTCGTGCCTACGCTGACCGTGGCCGAAAATGTTGTGCTCGGCCGCGAGCCCGTGAGTGTCGGAATGTTTGACCGCGCCCGTGCCATGCAGGACGTGGAACGACTCTGCGAACAGAGCGGCTTGATGGTGGGCGCAGATCGGCTGGTGGCCGATCTCTCGGTAGGTGAAGCGCAGCGCGTGGAAATCCTTAAGACGCTCTATCGCGGCGCGCGAATTCTCCTGCTCGACGAACCGACGGCCGTGCTCTCCCCGCCGGAAGTCACCGAACTCTGGAAAGTATTGCGCCGCGTGCGCGATGGCGGCGCGACGATCGTGTTAATCACGCACAAGCTCGACGAAGTCATGCACGTCACGGAGCATGTGACGGTGATGCGACAGGGCGAGACCGTGGCGCAAATGGCCACCAAGGACACGACCCCGGAAGGGATCGCCCATGCGATGGTCGGGCGAGCGGTGGATCTCTCCGTGCGCGAAGGGCGTCGTGCACCGAGCACGGCCAACAACACGAGCACCGCTCCCGCGCTCGAAGTGCGCAACCTGGTGGTACGCGGCCCACGCGTGGCACGCGCCGTCAACGACATTTCCTTCAGCGTTGCTCCAGGGGAAATCCTTGGCATTGCCGGCGTGGAAGGCAACGGGCAGACTGAGCTCCTCGAGGCGATTGCCGGACTTCGCGCAGCCACCAGCGGACAGATCCTGCTCGGCCAGCGCGACATCACCGCACTTGCCGTTCGCGACCGCGGCGACGCCGGACTCTCGCACATCCCTGAGGACCGGCATCGCCGCGGCCTCATTCTCGAGTATTCGATTGCCGACAATCTGATTCTCGGGCAGCAGCATCATTATCAACGCCACGGCGTGCTCGATGCGGCCGCGATCGCGGCGAATGCAGCCAAGCAGATCGCCGCCTACGACATCCGCCCCACCGATGCCGCGCTCGCCGCCGGCGCGCTCTCGGGTGGCAATCAGCAGAAGATTGTGATTGCACGCGAAATGTCGCGTTCTTTTTCCGCCCTGCTCGCCGCGCAACCCACGCGCGGCGTGGACGTGGGCGCCATTGAGTTTATTCACGATGAACTCCGAAAGGCCCGCGACGCTGGCAAAGCGATTCTCTTGGTGAGTGCGGAACTGCGCGAAGTGCTCACGCTGGCCGATCGCATTGCCGTGATGTACGGCGGGCGGTTCGTCACCGTGCTCTCCCGCGCCGAAGCCAACGAAGAAATTCTCGGACCGTTCATGACCGGCGCCAAGCAGGAGAGTGCCGCGTGA
- a CDS encoding BMP family ABC transporter substrate-binding protein produces MRKLFGFVGVLLAVHVALLFVHPAGAAAVPTGHALDIGVVFDLGGRGDKSFNDGAYIGAMRAAEQLGARVRFVEPGEGSDREAGLRLLAAEGMDLVVGVGFIFTDDLTELAKEYPNVAFAGVDYAVTIGPDGNAVAPPKNLAALKFREEQGSFLVGALAALVGDSKKVGFVGGMDSPLIHKFEAGYRAGVKQVCADCTVIAQYAGVTPEAFRNPGRGKELALSQYQQGVNVIYHASGSTGLGVFEAARTLKKFGIGVDADQYKEAPGFVLSSMVKRVDNAVFDVIRRVNAKTFTGGIYSFGLAEDGVGYVYDEHNKALIPDAVRQRLEALKADIVAGRITVPATR; encoded by the coding sequence ATGCGCAAGCTCTTCGGGTTTGTCGGGGTCCTGCTGGCGGTGCACGTGGCGCTGCTGTTCGTCCACCCTGCAGGGGCGGCGGCGGTGCCCACTGGGCACGCGCTGGACATCGGCGTGGTATTCGACCTGGGCGGCCGTGGCGACAAGTCGTTTAACGACGGCGCCTACATTGGCGCCATGCGCGCCGCCGAACAACTCGGCGCCCGCGTGCGCTTTGTGGAGCCCGGCGAGGGGTCTGACCGCGAGGCAGGCCTTCGCCTGCTAGCCGCCGAAGGGATGGATCTGGTGGTCGGCGTGGGCTTCATCTTTACCGACGACCTCACCGAGCTCGCCAAGGAATACCCGAACGTCGCGTTCGCTGGGGTGGACTACGCCGTCACGATCGGGCCAGACGGCAACGCGGTTGCGCCACCCAAGAACCTCGCGGCACTCAAATTCCGCGAAGAACAGGGTTCTTTCCTGGTGGGTGCGCTGGCCGCGCTTGTAGGCGACTCCAAGAAAGTTGGCTTCGTGGGCGGCATGGACTCGCCACTCATTCACAAGTTTGAGGCGGGCTACCGCGCCGGCGTCAAACAGGTCTGCGCGGACTGCACGGTGATCGCCCAGTACGCGGGCGTCACCCCCGAGGCCTTCCGCAATCCGGGACGCGGCAAAGAGCTCGCGCTGTCGCAGTATCAGCAGGGCGTCAACGTCATCTATCACGCGTCGGGCTCCACAGGGCTCGGCGTCTTTGAAGCCGCACGCACGCTCAAGAAGTTCGGCATTGGCGTGGACGCGGACCAATACAAAGAAGCGCCCGGCTTTGTGCTGTCGTCGATGGTCAAGCGCGTGGACAACGCCGTGTTCGACGTCATCCGGCGCGTGAACGCCAAGACCTTCACCGGCGGCATCTATTCGTTTGGCCTTGCCGAAGACGGCGTGGGCTACGTGTACGACGAACACAACAAGGCGCTCATCCCCGATGCGGTGCGCCAGCGCCTCGAGGCGCTCAAGGCCGACATCGTGGCGGGACGCATCACCGTGCCGGCCACTCGATGA
- a CDS encoding L-aspartate oxidase → MADRIRTRFLVIGSGVAGLHTAWRASEHGDVCVLTKRSLFDSATAYAQGGIAAALGAGDSAELHRKDTLAAGAALCDAAAVEVLVAEGPQRVRELASMGARFDTDDTGRLSLGKEAAHSRNRIVHAHGDQTGAEVARTLIERVRESRNISVIEWARALDLIISNGRCIGVRASVSGRAVEIIADATVLATGGCGQVYRHTTNPEVATGDGFAIAHRAGARLADMEFVQFHPTALDTPENPLSLISEAVRGEGAVLVNDRGQRFMTRKHRLAELAPRDIVAREIFREQRGGSRVWLDARKLGRTFTRRFPGISAICMARGIDPRKERIPVTPAAHYMMGGVVTDLAGRSSLERLYACGEVSCTGVHGANRLASNSLLEGLVFAERVARDIVAAPRLPRVPKAEAWAVPPLVDRGAAQVAADTVRMLMWEHAGIDRTAKGLRQCVERLGDITSRLPEGATEERNLADTALLIAEAALLRKESRGGHFRSDFPREKRKWRGKHIEW, encoded by the coding sequence ATGGCCGACCGTATCCGCACGCGCTTTCTCGTTATCGGTTCGGGCGTCGCCGGGCTGCACACCGCATGGCGCGCCTCCGAGCACGGCGACGTGTGCGTGCTCACCAAACGGTCACTGTTCGATAGCGCCACGGCCTACGCCCAAGGGGGCATCGCCGCGGCGCTTGGGGCGGGGGACAGCGCCGAGCTCCACCGCAAGGACACGCTGGCGGCGGGGGCGGCGCTTTGCGACGCGGCCGCGGTCGAGGTACTCGTGGCTGAGGGCCCCCAGCGCGTGCGCGAACTTGCCTCCATGGGCGCTCGCTTCGACACCGACGACACCGGCCGCCTCTCGCTCGGCAAAGAAGCCGCCCATTCGCGCAATCGCATTGTGCACGCGCACGGCGACCAGACGGGGGCCGAGGTAGCGCGGACGTTGATCGAGCGAGTGCGCGAAAGCCGTAACATTTCGGTGATCGAATGGGCGCGCGCCCTCGATCTTATTATCTCCAACGGGCGCTGCATTGGCGTGCGGGCGAGCGTGTCCGGGCGCGCGGTCGAGATTATTGCCGACGCCACCGTGCTCGCCACGGGCGGCTGTGGGCAAGTGTACCGCCACACGACGAACCCCGAAGTCGCCACCGGAGATGGCTTTGCCATTGCGCATCGCGCCGGTGCTCGACTCGCCGACATGGAGTTCGTGCAGTTCCATCCCACCGCGCTCGACACGCCGGAAAATCCGCTGTCGCTGATTTCCGAGGCGGTGCGCGGCGAAGGGGCCGTGTTGGTGAATGATCGCGGGCAGCGATTTATGACACGCAAACACCGGCTCGCAGAACTTGCGCCGCGCGATATTGTGGCGCGCGAAATTTTCCGCGAGCAGCGCGGCGGCTCGCGTGTCTGGCTCGACGCGCGCAAACTCGGCCGCACCTTTACGCGCCGCTTTCCTGGCATCAGCGCCATCTGCATGGCGCGCGGCATCGATCCCAGAAAAGAACGCATCCCCGTCACACCTGCTGCCCACTATATGATGGGCGGTGTCGTCACCGATCTGGCCGGGCGATCGTCGCTCGAGCGGTTGTACGCCTGCGGTGAGGTGAGCTGCACCGGTGTGCATGGTGCCAACCGACTGGCGTCCAATTCATTGCTCGAAGGGCTCGTCTTTGCCGAACGCGTGGCGCGCGACATAGTTGCCGCGCCGCGGCTGCCGCGCGTCCCCAAGGCCGAGGCGTGGGCGGTGCCACCGCTGGTGGATCGTGGCGCCGCGCAGGTCGCGGCCGACACGGTGCGAATGCTGATGTGGGAACACGCTGGCATCGACCGCACCGCCAAGGGACTGCGTCAATGCGTCGAGCGGCTCGGAGACATCACCTCCCGTTTGCCCGAAGGAGCCACCGAGGAGCGCAATCTCGCCGACACCGCGCTGCTGATTGCCGAGGCCGCGTTGCTGCGCAAGGAATCGCGTGGCGGTCACTTTCGAAGCGACTTTCCAAGGGAAAAGCGGAAATGGCGCGGCAAGCATATCGAGTGGTAG
- a CDS encoding DUF4920 domain-containing protein: MNIQRAVAIVFASVALSATSALAQANTDYGKALTLKTKTPISAILKDPKAYHGKRVLVEGTIVEVCEERGCWIRIASDKEFESMRFKVEDGLITFPLDAKGKLVLAEGIVSMKTLTREQAVAQAREAAKERGQLATFDPARIKGPVTDVQLTGEGARVK, translated from the coding sequence ATGAATATCCAACGAGCTGTTGCGATCGTTTTTGCGTCCGTTGCGCTTTCTGCCACCTCTGCGCTGGCGCAAGCCAACACGGACTACGGCAAAGCACTGACGCTCAAGACCAAGACGCCAATTTCCGCCATTCTCAAAGACCCCAAGGCCTACCACGGCAAGCGTGTACTCGTCGAAGGGACGATTGTTGAGGTCTGCGAAGAGCGGGGCTGCTGGATTCGCATTGCGAGCGACAAGGAGTTCGAGTCCATGCGCTTCAAGGTGGAAGACGGGCTCATCACCTTCCCGCTAGACGCCAAAGGAAAGCTCGTGCTGGCCGAGGGGATTGTGTCGATGAAGACGTTGACGCGCGAGCAAGCCGTGGCGCAGGCACGCGAAGCCGCCAAGGAACGCGGTCAGCTCGCCACCTTCGACCCGGCGCGTATCAAAGGACCGGTGACAGATGTCCAGCTGACGGGAGAAGGCGCGCGGGTCAAGTAG
- a CDS encoding PepSY-associated TM helix domain-containing protein, whose translation MRGAHIPWRRWSIVLHRDIGYLAAALTLAYAISGIAVNHIADWNPNYRITKSFVDIAPITAPTSPEIVAVAVAQLGLATAPKSTFRPDPQTVQLFYPEKVYHVDLPTGKVMVESTVPRRVLYELNQLHLNHPKRVWTYVADIFGAALIVLAITGLFVLKGKLGVTGRGGWLTALGTVVPLVFWFWYLRRG comes from the coding sequence GTGCGCGGCGCACACATTCCGTGGCGGCGGTGGAGCATCGTGCTCCACCGCGACATCGGCTACCTCGCGGCTGCGCTCACGCTGGCGTACGCGATCTCGGGGATTGCCGTCAATCACATTGCAGACTGGAATCCGAATTACCGGATTACCAAGTCATTCGTGGACATCGCGCCGATCACCGCGCCCACGTCGCCGGAGATTGTCGCGGTGGCCGTCGCGCAGCTCGGGCTTGCCACTGCGCCTAAGAGCACCTTCCGCCCCGATCCCCAAACCGTACAGCTGTTTTACCCGGAGAAGGTGTACCACGTAGACCTGCCGACGGGAAAGGTCATGGTCGAGTCCACCGTCCCGCGGCGCGTGCTCTACGAACTGAACCAACTTCACCTCAATCACCCGAAGCGCGTCTGGACGTACGTGGCCGACATCTTTGGGGCGGCGTTGATTGTGCTCGCCATCACTGGTCTGTTTGTGCTCAAGGGGAAACTCGGGGTCACCGGGCGCGGCGGATGGCTCACGGCGCTGGGAACCGTAGTGCCGCTTGTTTTCTGGTTCTGGTACCTGCGGCGCGGCTAA
- a CDS encoding CopD family protein, giving the protein MSVLGALFQAAGGTATVALRALVFVATIVAAGTVVFRLALARSHEDRASATPMGWAAAMALVLAAAPRLWLQARGFVDVGDPVTPMMANVLQTGWGRGWLLQLGGAALAGVGFVLARRTTRTGELLAILGVSALCLAPALMGHAAAVPSTRWLAIGTDAVHVAAAASWTGTLAIFAWRAPALLQSSDGGARLAAWIERFHRVALGSAALLIATGAAGVWLRVQRLGTLLQSDYGLLLFAKLVAVGVVVALGAWHSRRAPAAARQQAPTLAQSLQLEVFFAALTIIATAVLVGTSPEPDA; this is encoded by the coding sequence GTGAGCGTACTGGGCGCGCTGTTCCAAGCCGCCGGCGGCACCGCCACGGTCGCTTTGCGCGCCCTCGTGTTCGTGGCGACGATTGTCGCGGCGGGCACCGTGGTGTTTCGACTCGCGCTCGCGCGCTCCCACGAGGATCGGGCCAGCGCGACCCCAATGGGTTGGGCGGCGGCGATGGCTCTCGTGCTTGCCGCAGCACCGCGGCTCTGGCTGCAGGCGCGTGGATTCGTTGATGTTGGCGACCCCGTCACGCCCATGATGGCGAACGTGTTGCAAACCGGCTGGGGGCGTGGGTGGCTCCTGCAGCTCGGAGGGGCGGCATTGGCTGGCGTCGGCTTTGTGTTGGCACGTCGCACCACGCGGACTGGTGAACTGTTGGCCATTCTCGGCGTGAGTGCGCTGTGCCTCGCCCCTGCCCTCATGGGTCATGCCGCGGCGGTTCCGTCGACGCGCTGGTTGGCGATCGGCACCGATGCAGTGCATGTGGCCGCGGCGGCGAGCTGGACGGGCACCCTGGCGATCTTCGCGTGGCGCGCTCCCGCTTTACTCCAAAGCTCCGACGGTGGCGCGCGACTCGCCGCGTGGATTGAGCGATTTCACCGCGTGGCACTCGGGAGTGCCGCGCTCCTTATAGCGACTGGGGCCGCCGGTGTGTGGCTCCGCGTGCAGCGGCTTGGCACGTTGCTCCAGAGCGATTACGGACTGCTCCTGTTTGCGAAACTCGTGGCGGTTGGCGTGGTCGTAGCGCTCGGAGCGTGGCACTCGCGTCGCGCGCCTGCAGCCGCACGGCAGCAGGCGCCCACGCTCGCGCAGTCGCTACAGCTCGAAGTGTTCTTTGCGGCGTTGACGATCATCGCGACGGCAGTGCTCGTGGGAACGTCGCCCGAACCGGACGCGTAA
- a CDS encoding copper resistance protein CopC gives MRFRSLVGGGGMAAALALSTAATPVRRHTQLVKSQPAAHDTLTTAPTQLSLWYSERLELRVSTFKLVGPKGAVALGPATNDVKQKSAPILIPITGAMEHGRYDVQWNVSADDGHPVKGTFFFVVK, from the coding sequence ATGCGTTTTCGTTCGTTGGTCGGCGGCGGCGGTATGGCGGCGGCGCTCGCGCTGTCGACGGCCGCGACTCCGGTGCGCCGCCATACTCAACTCGTGAAAAGCCAACCGGCCGCCCACGACACACTGACAACGGCCCCGACGCAGCTCTCATTGTGGTATTCGGAACGTCTCGAACTCCGCGTGAGCACCTTCAAGCTCGTCGGCCCCAAGGGAGCCGTCGCGCTCGGACCCGCCACAAACGATGTCAAACAAAAGAGCGCTCCTATTCTTATTCCGATCACGGGGGCGATGGAGCATGGCAGGTACGATGTGCAGTGGAACGTCTCGGCCGATGACGGACATCCGGTAAAGGGCACGTTCTTCTTCGTCGTGAAGTGA
- the nadA gene encoding quinolinate synthase NadA, whose translation MPPEAPQPRYAELHEEIRRTARDRNAVILAHNYERPEVQDVADYVGDSLGLSREAARTSADVIVFAGVHFMAETAAILSPTKQVLLPDLAAGCSLASTINAAQLREWKAEHPGATVVSYVNTTAEVKAESDYCCTSGNAVEVINAIPADQEILFLPDMFLGAHVRRVTGRRNIHVWMGECHVHAGIDPENIRLQRSLHPDAEFLIHPECGCATSVVEAISAGDVDPNNAFILSTEGMIKRPGESSANAFIVATEVGILHRLQRAYPTKQFYAANERASCAYMKVTTLPKVLESLQQLTHRITVPADIAARAQLAIERMVSIGGAVSATPPAPGVDPGE comes from the coding sequence ATGCCGCCAGAAGCCCCGCAGCCTCGTTACGCCGAGCTGCACGAGGAGATCCGCCGCACCGCACGTGACCGGAACGCGGTCATCCTCGCTCACAACTATGAACGCCCCGAAGTCCAAGATGTCGCCGACTACGTCGGAGACTCCCTCGGACTGTCCCGAGAAGCCGCCCGCACCAGCGCCGACGTCATCGTCTTTGCGGGCGTCCACTTCATGGCCGAAACCGCGGCCATTCTCTCGCCCACCAAGCAGGTGCTCCTGCCGGATCTCGCGGCGGGTTGTTCACTCGCTTCGACGATCAACGCCGCTCAGTTACGCGAGTGGAAGGCCGAGCATCCAGGCGCGACGGTCGTCTCCTACGTGAATACGACCGCCGAGGTAAAGGCGGAGAGTGATTATTGCTGCACGTCGGGGAACGCGGTTGAGGTGATCAACGCAATCCCGGCAGACCAAGAGATTCTTTTTTTGCCTGACATGTTTCTTGGCGCACACGTGCGCCGCGTCACGGGGCGCCGCAATATCCATGTGTGGATGGGCGAGTGTCACGTGCACGCGGGTATTGATCCGGAGAACATCCGGCTTCAGCGCTCGTTGCACCCGGACGCCGAATTCTTGATTCACCCCGAATGTGGGTGTGCGACGAGCGTGGTGGAGGCGATCTCCGCTGGCGATGTGGACCCCAACAACGCGTTCATTCTCTCGACCGAGGGGATGATCAAACGTCCCGGCGAGAGCTCGGCCAACGCGTTTATTGTTGCGACCGAAGTGGGCATTCTGCACCGTCTGCAGCGCGCCTATCCCACGAAACAGTTCTACGCGGCCAATGAGCGCGCGTCGTGCGCGTACATGAAAGTGACGACGCTTCCGAAGGTGCTCGAGTCGCTGCAGCAGTTGACGCATCGCATCACCGTTCCTGCCGACATTGCGGCGCGAGCGCAGTTGGCGATTGAGCGCATGGTGTCGATTGGTGGTGCCGTCTCAGCGACGCCGCCGGCGCCGGGCGTCGATCCCGGCGAGTAG